The region GCCAGGTGTTTTGCGGGAACGCTTTTTCTGCTTGTTTCCATTCATGACGAAGAATCCCACCACTCCCAGGCAGGCCACCACAATCCCGCCGATAATTGCATAAGATGTGGTGGTCGACATCGGCGGAGCAACTTCGGTGATCTTCTCTGGCTCGTCGGGCTTTTTGTCGGACGCTTTCTGGTTGCCAGTAGCTCCCGCGACTCCAGCTTCACCGCTTTCAGGTGTCTCGGTGGTTTCGGCCTCGGAAATCATCGCCACTTCACGCGACAGCGGCATATCGACAGCGGGTTTGCCGGAAGCTTCGAGGACTTTCCGATACAGATCGTTGAATCGTCCGCGCTGTTCGGCGGTCAAATCGGGAAGCACACTCAAGCTGGCAACCAGTTCAATTTCTGCGTTTTTCAGCTGAGTGGCTCGTTTCTTCTGATCCCCCTGAGATTCTGCCAGAGCCAGGCGTGCAGTTCCGGCGTTGTAGCGGGCATCGAGATATTGCGGCAACAGATCGGCACGGCCACTGTCCATCGCCTGCTGCAATCGCTGACCTAAGGCGCCAAAACCCCAGACACCTGTGGCCGGGTTACCGATCAGTGCGATGTTCAGATACTTGGCATCGCTGTTTGTGCCCCAGTCGAGATAGAGCTCAGCGGCCTGTGTCTGCAGGACGACATCATTTTTTCTTGAGGCGAGCAGTTCGTTGATGATCTTCTCACCCGCTTCGAAATTCTTCTTCATGCGATGAGCACGAATCAACCGCACTTTTGTCGAAAGGAGTTGATTCGCACTGGCAAACTCGGGCTCATTTTCACTGCGGCTGAGAATCGATTCGAAGGCCTCGACGGATTTCCCGAAGAACTGATCCTGCTTTTCCTGATCACCGGCACTGGCCTCACCTAAAGCCGCATAAGTCTCACCAATCCAGCTCAGCGAAGCCCAGGTCTGACCTTCGGTCCGCTTGGAAAGATCTCCCATGAATTCTTCGAAGGCCGTTCGCAACTGGTTGTAGCGTTCGGTTTCGCCCGTTTCTTTAAAACGATCGAGTTCTTCTTTCAAAAGTTTGCTGATGCCGATGTACAGTTGAGTCACGTCTGCCCCGGCCTGACCAGCAGCGACCTTTTCCAGATCCTTCATGGCCTGGTTGGCTTCTTTGGTCTGGCCAGAGCCGATGTAGGCCCTGACGAGCAGTTTGAGTGTTTCACCAGCAAAGGCGCGATTCTTGATTCCAGTGGCTGGCCGCTTCTTCTCATCCGGGACTTCAATCGCTTTTCGGGGAGAATGTGGTTCTGCCGTCAACAGTTTGACCGCTTCTTTATCCTGACCTTGTCCCACCAGAATCTGGGCCAGCGACCATTTGCCAGCAATCAGTTCCGGAGGGGATGTTCCTTCCGGTGGCAGATTCTCAGAGATCTTGGCGACACCCTGTTCGAGCTTCTTTTGAGCCGTCTGACGCCATTCGGTCATCTGGGCGGCATCTACGCGCATCGATTCGGGCTTCGTGGCTTCCGCGAGATAGGCATTCCAGAAGGCCTGCCCCGCTGCCATTTGTGCTTCGGCATATTTACCACCCGTTGCTGGAATCTGCAGATACCAGCCGGTGGCATCGATAAAGCGTTTTTGCAGCTTGTAGAGATTTCCCATCTGCATGCGGACATCGTTGGCTTTTTCGGTATCCGGGAATCGCTTGAGCATGCGATTGGCGGCATTCACCACAGCCTCAAGTTCTGCTTCGCGAATCGCCCCTTCGGATTGACTCTCCTGATAAGCCTGCACGAGCGACATCAGCGAGAGGTACGCCGCATCGAGTGCCAACTGCTGATCTTCGTCGCCACGGGCCATGATGGCGGCCTGTTCGCAAATCACGGCGGCCTCGAAGCTCTTGCCAGTCAAGTAGGCACACAAGCCATAGAGATAGCGGGCCTTGTTGACTTTGACGGGGTCATCCTGCCGACCGGCCAGCTTCAGTGCCAGCTCAAAGGATCTCAGAGCTTCCTGATCGAGCAGAGAAAGCTCCTGGCGCATTTTGGCGAGTTCGGCTGCTGGTTGTTTCGCAGCGGTGGCTTCTTCGAAAAGCTTCTGCTTGTCTTGTCGTTCCTGAAGTTTGGCCTGAGCCACGAACAGAGCTGGTTCGAAAGCATCGGGCGCCTTTTCATCGCCAGAAATCTTCTTTTCGAGTCGGCGGAGAATCTCCATCCCTTCTCGACTGAACTCGCCAAACTGTGAGACATCGCGAGCGTGTGTGGCTGCCAATCGCCAGAACTTTAATTGTTCGGGCTTGATGAGATTGCGGTCATCTCCCAATCCTTCATAGGCCTTTGCCAATTCGAGTCGAATCCCGAGACCGACGCGACTTCGGAGCAGCGACTTATTCCCTTTGACCCACTCCTCGCCTTGAGAAGTCACAGCAGCGTAATCAGGTGGTGACTTTCGATTGAGGCAGATCAACTGGAATTGCCGGGCCTGATCTTTCAGTGCCGACATCGATGGGCTGTTATCGGGCTGATCAAGAATCTCTTTGTAGATACCGAGAGCCTTGGGGAGATCACCCTGCTCTTCAAAGCATTTTCCCTGCCACATTCGCGACACGAGCCCAGCCACATTTGTGCGGTACTTCTGATGCAGTTTTTCGTAAGCGTCAGCTGCTGCCTGCAGCAATTCTTTTCGCTGGGCACTATCCAACGGATGAGTCTGCGCCTCCTCGTAGCTCGAACGGGCCAGGTCGAGCTGGACGCTGATCAGTCGATTTTCCGTCTCCGCCCGGGCCGCAAACTTTTCGGCATCCGCCACCTTATCGATGTGCGTAGGGAATGCCTTAAGTGCTGCCTGATATTGATTTTCCGCAGTTGTGAGAATTTCGCGAGCTTCGCTGGCCGACTTCCGAGCTCGATCATTGGCTTCAGTGGCAGCAGCGCCCTGAAGTGTTCGAGCACTGCCGACTTCTGCCGAAGTACGAGCCAGTAAAATCTCGGCACGCCTTAAATTGGCTGTGGCTGCTTCGGGCGCATTGGGCGATTCTTTGACGAATTGATTGAGGTAAGCCAGTGCGGAATCGAGTTGAGCCGTCTTTGTTTTTGAATCGCGATTGATTTTGGCGGCATCAAGTAAGGTGATGGCGCGTTCGTAGGGAATTCGTGATTTCAGAGTCGCATCAAGTTGCGGTCTGGCTTGTAACTGATCCAGATACAACAGAGCGGTGTCGTGGTAGCCGCGACCTCGCAGGCGTTCGATAAACAGCAGATCTTCTTCATTCGCCAGCGCCAGTGGTTGCAGCGACCAGGCTGCGATCGCCACATACAAGACTGACGCACCAACCTGACGGCTTGTCGCATGCTTTTTAGCAGCACGAACAGCGTTTTTCGCCTGTGACATGGGATCAGCACCCTGCGGAAGATTCTCGGTGATCGTACAAATTCCAGCTTCTGAATTGGATTAGCCCGCCAGGGGACAGCCAGCTCAGACGTATCAAATCGCTGTCTGCCAAGTCGAGCAGAATCAACCCATTGAAAAACTGAAATCATCGACGGGCCAGAGACCCATTGAAGTGTCCGTTCACCATACACAGCAGCAAGTGCAGATCGCAAGGAGAGACCACCGGCAAAGATCGAGAAGTCTCTGGTGGTTCCCAAAAGGGAGTCGACAATGAACACTTGGTTTGGCCGATTCTTTGCGATCTTGAATCGCCAGGCATTTCACATCGGCCTCAAGAGGCGGGCCACCAGATGTTCAGAATCTGTCTGGTGCTCCTGCGAATATTTTCGGCCGAAAACAGTGGTTATTCCCGGCTGTGATCACTCGAAAACCGGCCTAGGCAGCGGTCTGAGACTGGGCATACAGGATGGCCTGAATGATCTCTTCGGGCACAGGTTCCACTGTTTTTTCAGGAATCCCGGCCACCAGTTTCAAAGCCACCAAAGTGCGCTGATACCCCTCCAGATAGGCGACACAGGCGGGGCATTCGGCCAGATGGGCATCAAATTCGCGCTTCGTTGCCTGCGAAAGCTCTCCATCGAGATAAGCACTGAGAAAATCGGCGACTTCACGGCAGTTCATAGTTGGTCTCCTGAAAACCAGGGTTCAAGTAAAGTTCGTAGCGCTTGCCGGGCTCGATGCAGACGTGTTTTGACGACATCGGTCGTGGTCTGAAGGGACTGGGCTGTTTCTTCCGTGTCGAGGCCTTCGATATCTCTGAGCAACAGAACTGTGCGGTAAATCTCTGGAAGCTCGTTGATTTTCTGATGCAGAAGTTCCCTGAGTTCGTTTCGCTGGGCTAACTCTTCGGAACTGAGTATGGGACATCGCGGCTCAATGCGATGATGATCATCATCTGTGAACGTCGGTAAAAAGGCATCAATCGTGCGTTTTTCCCGGCGTTCTCGAACCTGCAACTTTTTGAGAGCCGCATTGACGACAATGCGATGCAGCCAGGTGGAAAACTGCGAGCGAGCGTCAAATTGGTGGATTTTGCGAAAGGCTGAAAGAAACGCTTCCTGCATCGCCTCGCGGGCATCGTCATCATGACGCAGGATGCGGCGGGCCACGTAATACATCGGATTGCAATAACGGCGCACAAACATCTCAAAGGCTTCGCGTTCACCGCCTCGCAATCGTTCAATTAGCTGCTGTTCGTCTTCTGCGGGGACATCGTTCATCCTGTCTGGTTCTGGCGGGGAATTCATCTCCATGCAGATAACCTTCTCGACGTGCTCCCACAACTGATTCGCTGGGGAGTGTGCTGGCTCATGTCATGGTTTCACCTCTGGCGAAATGGGAAGGTCGCACAGGGGAATCACTCCTTTGGTAGATGCCAGCACCTGCCCTAAGGTGACACCGGCAAATGCTTTTTCCGTGTGGGCATAGGCTTTGTCGAGTTCGGCATGCAATGGGCAGAGCTCTGTATGCGAAGGCAAACCCAAGGGGCATTGA is a window of Planctopirus limnophila DSM 3776 DNA encoding:
- a CDS encoding anti-sigma factor family protein: MNCREVADFLSAYLDGELSQATKREFDAHLAECPACVAYLEGYQRTLVALKLVAGIPEKTVEPVPEEIIQAILYAQSQTAA
- a CDS encoding sigma-70 family RNA polymerase sigma factor yields the protein MNDVPAEDEQQLIERLRGGEREAFEMFVRRYCNPMYYVARRILRHDDDAREAMQEAFLSAFRKIHQFDARSQFSTWLHRIVVNAALKKLQVRERREKRTIDAFLPTFTDDDHHRIEPRCPILSSEELAQRNELRELLHQKINELPEIYRTVLLLRDIEGLDTEETAQSLQTTTDVVKTRLHRARQALRTLLEPWFSGDQL